From Cellulophaga lytica DSM 7489, a single genomic window includes:
- a CDS encoding AraC family transcriptional regulator, producing MSTPSVIQKHGFKEGLPQEFELVNLADLYNNFFDDLIVPHRADFYQIIWFKKGNPKHMVDFNPIDIKPNSILFVDKNSVQCFDADVAVEGVVLLFTDNFFCKTDEDTKFLRSNMLFNDLYSISTIQVHKLTSIYTGLFQFIEEELRASIDNYQSDILRNYLQNILLLSERERQNQHSKKINKGPDIDCVIKFRDLLDKNFIEQKSVSKYADQLNVTQKRLNAATLKVMDITPKQMIDARVILEAKRLLVHTEDSVKEIGYRIGFEEPTNFVKYFKKHQGFTPTEFRKKILLA from the coding sequence ATGTCTACACCATCAGTAATTCAAAAACATGGTTTTAAAGAAGGTTTGCCACAAGAGTTTGAGTTGGTAAACCTTGCAGACTTGTACAACAATTTTTTTGATGATTTAATAGTTCCTCACAGAGCAGATTTTTATCAAATTATATGGTTTAAAAAAGGAAATCCCAAACATATGGTAGATTTTAACCCTATAGACATTAAACCAAACTCAATTTTATTTGTAGATAAAAATAGTGTACAATGTTTTGATGCGGATGTGGCAGTAGAGGGTGTAGTTTTACTGTTTACAGATAACTTTTTTTGTAAGACCGATGAAGACACAAAGTTTTTAAGAAGTAACATGCTTTTTAACGATCTGTATTCTATCTCTACCATACAAGTGCACAAACTTACATCTATTTATACAGGTCTTTTTCAATTTATAGAAGAAGAACTACGGGCGAGTATAGATAATTACCAATCTGATATACTTAGAAATTACCTTCAGAATATTTTACTTTTATCAGAAAGAGAAAGGCAAAATCAGCATAGTAAAAAAATAAATAAGGGGCCAGATATAGATTGCGTAATTAAGTTTAGAGACTTGTTAGATAAAAATTTTATTGAGCAAAAATCGGTAAGCAAGTATGCAGACCAACTAAACGTAACTCAAAAACGTTTAAATGCAGCTACATTAAAAGTAATGGATATTACGCCTAAACAAATGATAGATGCCAGGGTAATATTAGAGGCAAAGCGTTTGCTAGTGCACACAGAGGATAGCGTAAAAGAAATTGGCTACAGAATTGGTTTTGAGGAGCCTACAAATTTTGTAAAATATTTTAAAAAACACCAAGGCTTTACACCAACCGAATTTAGAAAAAAAATACTACTGGCGTAA
- a CDS encoding CNNM domain-containing protein, translating to MGLLIFYAFISVFFSFLCSILEAVLLSVTTTFINVKKKEGKSFATELEALKKDVDKPLIAILTLNTIAHTVGAILVGVQAKVAYAEMYGTATTSVFGVTFTEDLMVGIVSTLMTILILVASEIIPKTIGATYWKQLANFTTKALKIMVLILKYTGLLWLLQVFTKLVGSKEHHGSVLSREDFTTMADIAHEEGVFQESESKIIRNLLEFDEILAKHIMTPRTVLKSAAETATIGEFYEANPKMRFSRIPIYSGSLDNITGFVLKDNILEEVINKNGNSPLSSIKREILATERNTPIPQLFETFIKKREHVALVVDEYGSVSGLVTMEDVIETLLGMEIMDESDHIADLQSLARKNWENRAKKMGLIVEEDGKTDTSETKPDAAEDTK from the coding sequence ATGGGTCTTTTAATATTTTACGCATTTATTTCGGTATTCTTTTCATTCTTGTGCTCTATACTAGAGGCGGTTTTATTAAGTGTTACTACTACATTTATAAACGTTAAAAAGAAAGAGGGTAAAAGCTTTGCAACAGAATTAGAGGCTTTAAAAAAAGATGTTGATAAACCGTTAATTGCTATTTTAACATTAAATACAATTGCACATACAGTTGGTGCAATTTTAGTGGGTGTACAAGCAAAAGTTGCCTATGCAGAAATGTATGGTACTGCAACAACTAGTGTTTTTGGCGTTACTTTTACAGAAGATTTAATGGTTGGTATTGTGTCTACTTTAATGACAATTTTAATATTAGTAGCCTCAGAAATTATACCTAAAACTATTGGTGCAACGTACTGGAAACAACTAGCAAATTTTACAACAAAGGCATTAAAAATAATGGTCTTAATTTTAAAATATACAGGCCTACTTTGGTTATTGCAAGTGTTTACTAAATTAGTTGGAAGTAAAGAGCACCACGGTAGTGTGTTAAGTAGAGAAGATTTTACAACTATGGCAGATATTGCACATGAAGAAGGTGTTTTTCAGGAATCTGAATCTAAAATTATACGTAATTTATTAGAGTTTGATGAAATTTTAGCCAAGCATATAATGACGCCACGTACGGTTTTAAAATCTGCGGCAGAAACAGCTACAATAGGGGAGTTTTATGAAGCTAATCCTAAAATGCGTTTTTCTAGAATTCCAATATACAGTGGCTCTTTAGATAATATAACTGGTTTTGTATTAAAAGATAATATATTAGAAGAGGTTATTAATAAAAACGGGAATTCTCCTTTGTCTAGTATAAAAAGAGAAATTTTAGCAACGGAACGTAATACACCTATTCCGCAGTTGTTTGAAACGTTTATAAAGAAGAGAGAACACGTTGCTTTGGTTGTAGATGAATATGGCTCCGTAAGTGGTTTGGTTACTATGGAAGATGTTATAGAAACTTTGTTAGGAATGGAGATTATGGATGAGAGCGACCATATTGCGGATCTACAATCTCTGGCCAGAAAAAATTGGGAGAACAGAGCTAAAAAAATGGGGCTAATTGTTGAAGAAGATGGTAAAACAGATACTTCTGAAACAAAACCAGATGCTGCTGAAGATACAAAATGA
- a CDS encoding methylated-DNA--[protein]-cysteine S-methyltransferase: METAYIKTPLGIAKLEGDEDGLSVISVFDDGEITEVIPEVLEDAVYQLQEYFRGERTTFSLTLNPAGTDFQKKVWDALLQIPYGKTYSYLELSKILGDPKAIRAVAAANGKNPLWIMVPCHRVIGSDGSLTGYAGGLHRKKWLLEHESPVTQTSLF; the protein is encoded by the coding sequence ATAGAAACAGCTTACATAAAGACTCCGTTAGGTATTGCTAAATTAGAAGGCGATGAAGACGGACTTTCTGTAATTTCTGTTTTTGATGATGGCGAAATAACGGAAGTAATTCCAGAAGTGCTTGAAGATGCTGTTTACCAACTACAAGAATATTTTAGAGGAGAACGCACTACGTTTAGTTTAACTTTAAATCCTGCTGGTACAGATTTTCAAAAAAAAGTATGGGATGCGCTTTTACAAATACCGTACGGTAAAACATATTCTTATTTAGAATTATCTAAAATTTTGGGAGATCCAAAAGCTATAAGAGCTGTTGCAGCTGCAAATGGTAAAAATCCCTTGTGGATTATGGTTCCCTGTCATAGAGTAATTGGTAGTGATGGTTCTTTAACAGGTTACGCAGGCGGCTTACACCGTAAAAAATGGTTGTTAGAGCATGAGAGTCCTGTTACACAAACCTCTTTATTTTAA
- a CDS encoding 3'-5' exonuclease, producing the protein MLHKINLEHVLFLDIETVPEYEYYNQMTDEKKELWAQKTAYKRQDDFTPEEFYDRAGIWAEFGKIVCISVGYFNTKGDVRNFRVTTFFGEEDILLKEFKNLLTTHFASPKYVLCAHNGKEFDFPYIARRMVINRIDLPPKLNLFGKKPWEVPHIDTMELWKFGDFKHYTSLKLMTNVLGVPSPKEDIDGSMVRDVFYIDNNIDRIVKYCELDVIAIAQVFLRLRNEDLLVDDEIKRV; encoded by the coding sequence ATGCTTCATAAAATTAATCTGGAACATGTGCTTTTTTTAGATATTGAAACAGTGCCTGAGTATGAGTATTATAACCAAATGACAGATGAAAAAAAAGAACTATGGGCACAAAAAACAGCCTATAAAAGGCAAGACGACTTTACGCCTGAAGAATTTTATGATAGGGCAGGTATTTGGGCAGAATTTGGTAAAATAGTATGTATATCTGTAGGGTATTTTAACACTAAAGGAGATGTACGTAATTTTAGAGTGACTACTTTTTTTGGAGAAGAAGATATTCTGCTAAAAGAATTTAAAAACCTGTTAACCACGCATTTTGCATCACCTAAATACGTTTTGTGCGCACACAATGGTAAAGAGTTTGATTTTCCTTACATTGCGCGGCGTATGGTTATTAACCGTATAGATTTACCACCAAAACTTAATTTATTTGGTAAAAAACCTTGGGAGGTGCCGCATATAGACACTATGGAACTTTGGAAATTTGGAGACTTTAAGCATTACACTTCATTAAAGCTAATGACCAATGTGCTTGGTGTACCATCACCTAAAGAGGATATTGATGGTAGTATGGTTAGGGATGTTTTTTATATAGATAATAATATAGACCGTATTGTAAAGTATTGCGAATTGGATGTTATTGCAATAGCCCAAGTTTTTCTTAGGCTACGCAATGAGGACTTATTGGTAGATGATGAAATTAAACGAGTGTAA
- a CDS encoding endonuclease: MVTIAFYNLENLFDTIDDPTTLDDDFTPKGEKRWTNNRYKKKVFKLTKTISEIGTHNTKEPPVLIGIAEVENENVVKDLVTNSNLERINYDYVHYDSPDERGIDTGLIYNKDYFTVLHSEPIHVHIINTNGDVDNTRDILYVHGKLNGEEVHVFVNHWPSKREGKITTDYKRIEAAKVLINFMAKIEEKNPNPNYIVMGDFNDSPKSDSIQTLMDTNKFYNPSEHLLTFEKGSASYKRKWSLFDQIIISHSFLNYEKGTHSFLEANIFDEHFLTEFDGKFKGTPFRTYVGRKYVGGYSDHFPVFIQLKYNE, encoded by the coding sequence TTGGTAACAATTGCCTTTTACAATTTAGAAAATCTGTTTGATACTATTGATGACCCCACAACTTTAGATGATGATTTTACTCCTAAAGGTGAAAAAAGATGGACAAATAATAGGTACAAGAAAAAGGTTTTTAAACTCACAAAAACCATATCGGAAATAGGAACACATAACACAAAAGAACCTCCTGTACTTATTGGTATTGCAGAAGTGGAAAATGAAAATGTTGTTAAAGACCTTGTTACTAATAGTAATTTAGAACGTATAAATTATGATTACGTGCATTATGATTCTCCTGATGAGCGTGGCATAGATACCGGATTAATTTACAATAAAGATTATTTTACGGTTTTACATTCTGAGCCTATACACGTACATATTATAAACACTAATGGCGATGTAGATAATACAAGAGATATACTTTATGTACACGGTAAATTAAATGGTGAAGAAGTACACGTTTTTGTAAACCATTGGCCATCTAAAAGAGAAGGCAAAATTACTACAGATTATAAGAGAATTGAAGCTGCAAAAGTGCTTATTAACTTTATGGCTAAAATTGAAGAAAAAAATCCAAACCCTAATTACATAGTTATGGGTGATTTTAATGATAGTCCAAAATCTGATAGCATACAAACATTAATGGATACAAATAAGTTTTACAACCCCAGTGAGCATTTACTAACTTTTGAGAAAGGGAGTGCCAGCTACAAGAGAAAATGGAGCTTATTTGATCAAATAATTATATCTCATAGTTTTTTAAATTATGAAAAAGGAACGCATAGTTTTTTAGAAGCTAATATTTTTGATGAGCATTTTTTAACCGAGTTTGACGGCAAGTTTAAAGGCACACCATTTAGAACATATGTTGGCCGTAAATACGTTGGTGGTTACAGTGATCATTTTCCTGTTTTTATACAGCTTAAATACAATGAGTAA
- the hflX gene encoding GTPase HflX: MLEKKVVEYERAVLIGVISSTQTEQKVKEYLDELEFLTYTAGGEVYKRFVQKIDKPNPKTYIGSGKMDEVAQYVEEHKIGSVIFDDELTPGQQRNIERHLKCKIVDRTTLILDIFAQRAQTSYSRTQVELAQYEYLLPRLTGLWTHLERQKGGIGMRGPGETEIETDRRIVRDRITLLKKKLSKIDRQMETQRGNRGALVRVALVGYTNVGKSTLMNVVSKSDVFAEDKLFATLDTTVRKVVLGNLPFLLSDTVGFIRKLPTQLVESFKSTLDEVREADLLLHIVDISHPNFEDHIASVHKILEEIKADDKKTIIVFNKIDQFTHETIDDDDLVTEKTKIHFTLEEWKKTWMQKVGDRALFISALNNENLDTFRKRVYDEVRDIHVTRFPYNNFLYPEHLDEY; the protein is encoded by the coding sequence ATGCTAGAGAAGAAAGTCGTAGAATATGAAAGAGCGGTACTTATAGGAGTTATAAGTAGCACACAAACAGAGCAAAAGGTAAAAGAATATTTAGATGAACTAGAGTTTTTAACCTACACTGCCGGAGGAGAAGTTTACAAGCGTTTTGTACAAAAAATAGATAAGCCCAATCCTAAAACATATATAGGTAGTGGTAAAATGGATGAGGTTGCACAGTATGTAGAAGAACATAAAATTGGTTCTGTTATTTTTGATGATGAGCTAACACCTGGCCAGCAGCGTAATATAGAGCGCCATTTAAAATGTAAAATAGTAGATAGAACAACCCTTATCTTAGATATTTTTGCCCAACGTGCGCAAACAAGCTATTCTAGAACACAGGTAGAACTGGCACAGTATGAATACCTTTTACCAAGATTAACAGGTTTATGGACACACTTAGAGCGTCAAAAAGGTGGTATTGGTATGCGCGGTCCTGGTGAAACAGAAATAGAAACAGATAGGCGTATTGTACGTGACCGTATTACGTTACTTAAAAAGAAACTGTCTAAAATTGATAGGCAAATGGAAACCCAACGTGGTAACCGTGGAGCTTTAGTTAGAGTTGCTTTGGTTGGCTACACAAACGTAGGTAAATCTACATTAATGAATGTGGTAAGTAAAAGTGATGTTTTTGCTGAAGATAAACTATTTGCAACATTAGATACTACTGTACGTAAAGTTGTATTGGGGAACTTGCCATTTTTATTAAGTGATACTGTAGGTTTTATTAGAAAATTACCAACACAACTTGTAGAAAGTTTTAAAAGTACTTTAGATGAGGTTAGGGAGGCAGATTTGTTATTGCATATTGTAGACATATCACACCCTAATTTTGAGGACCACATTGCATCTGTACATAAAATTTTAGAAGAAATTAAGGCTGATGACAAAAAAACTATTATTGTTTTTAATAAAATAGATCAGTTTACACATGAGACTATAGATGATGATGATTTGGTAACCGAAAAAACCAAAATACATTTTACATTAGAAGAGTGGAAAAAAACGTGGATGCAGAAAGTAGGCGATAGGGCTTTGTTTATATCTGCATTAAATAATGAAAATTTAGATACGTTTAGAAAAAGGGTTTATGATGAGGTTAGAGACATACACGTAACGCGTTTTCCTTACAACAACTTTTTATACCCAGAGCATTTAGATGAATATTAA
- a CDS encoding nuclear transport factor 2 family protein: protein MNKKLLLLIMLVASLQVTAQKTEINTVVDAWHKAAADANFDTYFGLMTKDGVFIGTDATENWQNKDFRAFAKPYFDKGKAWSFTALERNIYLDKSKKIAWFDELLDTQMEICRGSGVLKKVKGKWKIAHYVLSIAIPNDNVSKVVELKKDKDLELKKQLKQK from the coding sequence ATGAATAAAAAGCTATTATTACTTATTATGCTAGTTGCAAGTTTACAAGTAACTGCTCAAAAAACTGAAATTAATACGGTTGTAGATGCTTGGCATAAGGCTGCCGCCGATGCTAATTTTGATACTTACTTTGGCTTAATGACAAAAGATGGTGTTTTTATAGGTACAGATGCAACAGAAAACTGGCAAAATAAAGATTTTAGAGCTTTTGCTAAACCTTATTTTGACAAAGGAAAGGCGTGGAGTTTTACGGCTCTAGAACGCAATATATATCTAGATAAATCTAAAAAAATTGCTTGGTTTGATGAGTTGCTAGATACCCAAATGGAGATTTGCCGTGGTTCTGGTGTTCTTAAAAAAGTAAAAGGAAAATGGAAAATAGCTCACTATGTTTTATCTATTGCCATACCAAATGATAATGTTAGTAAGGTGGTTGAACTTAAAAAAGATAAAGACCTAGAGCTAAAAAAGCAATTAAAACAAAAATAA
- a CDS encoding NAD-dependent epimerase/dehydratase family protein produces MQKSILIIGACGQIGTELTLALREKHGNDNVVASDIREGGEDLMSSGPFELLDATDYKAIENVVMHYEIEEVYLMAAMLSATAEKFPMRAWDLNMGSLFNVLNLAKDKKINKIFWPSSIAVFGPNTPKENTPQNTIMEPSTVYGISKQSGERWCSYYHSKYGVDVRSLRYPGLISWKTQPGGGTTDYAVEIYHKALEDKTYTCFLSEDTKLPMMFMDDAIRATVSIMETEAENIKERSSYNLAAMSFTPTEIAASIQKQIPEFKIDYNVDFRQEIADSWPQSIDASTAEKDWGWKAEFDLEKTTETMLKNLAN; encoded by the coding sequence GTGCAAAAATCTATCTTAATTATAGGTGCCTGTGGGCAAATAGGTACAGAGCTTACTTTAGCTTTAAGAGAAAAACATGGTAACGATAATGTAGTTGCTAGTGATATTAGAGAGGGTGGTGAGGATCTTATGTCTAGCGGACCTTTTGAGCTTTTAGATGCTACCGATTATAAGGCTATAGAAAATGTTGTGATGCATTATGAAATAGAAGAGGTATACCTTATGGCTGCTATGTTAAGTGCTACTGCAGAAAAGTTTCCTATGCGTGCATGGGATTTAAATATGGGATCTCTTTTTAATGTTTTAAACTTAGCAAAAGACAAAAAAATTAATAAAATATTTTGGCCATCTAGTATTGCAGTTTTTGGACCTAATACGCCAAAAGAAAATACACCACAAAATACTATAATGGAACCAAGTACAGTTTATGGTATTAGTAAACAATCTGGTGAGCGTTGGTGTAGTTATTACCATAGTAAATATGGTGTAGATGTACGTAGTTTGCGTTACCCAGGGTTAATTAGTTGGAAAACACAGCCAGGTGGCGGAACTACAGATTATGCAGTAGAAATATACCATAAAGCATTAGAGGACAAGACATATACTTGTTTTTTGTCTGAAGACACAAAACTGCCAATGATGTTTATGGATGATGCTATTAGAGCTACTGTTTCTATTATGGAAACTGAAGCAGAAAACATAAAAGAACGCTCATCATACAACTTAGCAGCAATGAGTTTTACGCCAACAGAAATTGCTGCAAGCATACAAAAACAAATACCAGAGTTTAAAATTGATTATAATGTAGATTTTAGACAAGAAATAGCAGATTCTTGGCCGCAAAGTATTGATGCTTCTACAGCAGAAAAAGATTGGGGGTGGAAAGCAGAATTTGACTTAGAAAAAACCACAGAAACAATGTTAAAGAATTTAGCGAACTAA
- the moaC gene encoding cyclic pyranopterin monophosphate synthase MoaC: protein MVDITHKAITLRTAVAQAVVKVSSQATIDAINTKTVPKGDVFAMSKAAGLLGVKKTPELLPDCHPLPIEYTDISYQINDLEITVLITVKTNYKTGVEVEAMHGASVVALNMYDMLKPIDKGIEIHHIRLLKKTGGKSDITNT from the coding sequence ATGGTAGATATTACACACAAAGCTATTACGCTTAGAACAGCTGTTGCACAAGCTGTAGTTAAAGTAAGTTCACAAGCAACTATAGATGCTATTAATACTAAAACTGTACCTAAAGGAGATGTTTTTGCTATGAGCAAAGCTGCTGGCTTACTTGGTGTAAAAAAAACACCAGAATTATTGCCAGATTGCCACCCTTTACCAATTGAGTATACAGATATTAGCTACCAAATTAATGATCTAGAAATTACAGTGTTAATTACGGTAAAAACAAACTACAAAACTGGCGTAGAGGTAGAAGCCATGCACGGCGCAAGTGTTGTGGCGTTAAATATGTACGATATGCTAAAACCTATAGACAAAGGCATAGAAATACACCATATAAGGCTTTTAAAGAAAACTGGTGGTAAGTCTGACATTACCAACACGTAA
- a CDS encoding molybdenum cofactor biosynthesis protein MoaE, which translates to MKNDKIKNVFKEGAISSAFIGEAIAKHQSKTQIGAHNIFLGQVRADKIDNNTVKAIEYTAYEEMANLKFHEIKENTFSKFNITCMHIYHSKGIVNVGEICLFVFVSAPHRQVVFDALNYVVEEIKAEVPVFGKEIFEDSSYQWKVNK; encoded by the coding sequence ATGAAGAATGATAAAATAAAAAATGTGTTTAAAGAAGGTGCAATATCTAGCGCTTTTATTGGCGAAGCTATTGCCAAGCACCAAAGCAAAACACAAATTGGTGCGCACAATATATTTTTAGGTCAGGTTAGAGCAGATAAAATTGATAACAATACCGTAAAAGCTATAGAATACACTGCTTATGAAGAAATGGCTAATCTTAAATTTCATGAAATAAAAGAAAATACCTTTTCTAAATTTAACATTACTTGTATGCACATTTACCATAGTAAAGGCATTGTAAATGTTGGTGAAATATGTTTGTTTGTTTTTGTTTCTGCTCCACACAGGCAGGTTGTTTTTGATGCGCTTAATTATGTTGTAGAAGAAATTAAAGCAGAAGTGCCTGTATTTGGCAAAGAAATTTTTGAAGACAGTTCTTACCAATGGAAAGTAAATAAATAA
- a CDS encoding M13 family metallopeptidase has translation MKITNKSLLMVGLVGALTVTSCKDGKKETAATETETKEVVKIPGIVLENMDTNVDPKQDFYNYVNGSWMKNTEIPDDRSSWGGFSVLRKSTDADVLEIIKDAKESGKYGADTDQAKALAIFETKLDTTARNKAGIDPIKPALKAIEEVKNLSDLQTVLAKNPAVSSPFIGFSVRADLNNSAMNAVYMGGAGLGLPDRDYYLEQDSKSKEIREQYKKYVSKMLQMLGDSKEDADQAAVTILALETKLAEPRLDKVESRDARNFNNPKTVAETDAMLSSLDVKKMIADLGMTKEFDTILVTQLKYTAALDKLLKNTPIEDLKTLVKWDTFNGAAGRLTTATETASWEFYSKYLRGAKKQRPADERALATVNGTVGEALGKLYVDAKFPPEAKVKAEKMIANVITAYKNRIKKLDWMSEDTKVKAIEKLDKFTVKIAYPDKWEDYSAMEVAADKSYFENMTAVAKWGRDKNFAEIGEPVDKSEWGMSPQTVNAYFNPMNNEIVFPAAILQPPFYNYTADDAVNYGGIGAVIGHEISHAFDDSGARFDADGNLKNWWTDEDLAAFTERGDALAAQYSNLEVLDSVYVNGKFTLGENIGDLGGVLGAYDGLQLLFEENGRPEDIDGFTAEQRFFMSWATVWRTKSRDEALRNQVKTDPHSPGMIRAVQPLLNIDAFYEAFDIKEGDPMYVAPEKRVRIW, from the coding sequence ATGAAAATTACTAACAAATCACTACTTATGGTAGGTTTGGTTGGTGCTTTGACGGTTACCTCTTGTAAAGATGGTAAAAAAGAAACAGCAGCAACAGAAACAGAAACTAAAGAAGTAGTAAAAATTCCTGGTATTGTACTGGAGAATATGGATACCAATGTGGATCCTAAGCAAGATTTTTACAACTATGTTAATGGTAGTTGGATGAAGAATACAGAAATTCCGGACGATAGATCTAGTTGGGGAGGTTTTTCTGTACTTCGTAAGTCTACAGATGCAGATGTTTTAGAAATTATTAAAGATGCTAAAGAAAGTGGCAAGTACGGTGCAGACACAGACCAAGCTAAAGCTTTAGCTATTTTTGAAACAAAATTAGATACTACAGCAAGAAACAAGGCTGGTATAGACCCAATAAAGCCTGCTTTAAAAGCAATAGAGGAAGTTAAAAACTTATCAGATTTACAAACAGTTCTAGCAAAAAATCCAGCGGTTTCTTCTCCGTTTATTGGGTTTAGTGTACGTGCAGATTTAAATAACTCTGCAATGAATGCTGTTTATATGGGTGGTGCTGGCCTTGGTTTACCAGACCGTGACTACTATTTAGAACAAGATAGTAAGTCTAAAGAAATTAGAGAACAGTATAAAAAGTACGTTTCTAAAATGTTACAAATGTTAGGAGATTCTAAAGAAGATGCAGACCAAGCGGCTGTAACTATTTTAGCTTTAGAAACTAAATTGGCAGAACCTCGTTTAGACAAAGTAGAGAGTCGTGATGCAAGAAACTTTAACAACCCTAAAACTGTTGCAGAAACAGATGCAATGCTATCTTCTTTAGATGTTAAAAAAATGATTGCAGATTTAGGAATGACAAAAGAGTTTGATACTATTTTGGTAACACAACTAAAGTACACAGCTGCATTAGATAAATTATTAAAAAACACACCTATTGAAGATTTAAAAACTCTTGTAAAATGGGACACTTTTAACGGTGCTGCAGGTAGGTTAACTACAGCTACAGAAACTGCTAGTTGGGAGTTTTACAGCAAGTATTTAAGAGGCGCTAAAAAACAACGCCCAGCAGATGAGCGTGCTTTAGCAACTGTAAACGGTACAGTGGGTGAGGCTTTAGGTAAATTATATGTTGATGCTAAATTTCCGCCAGAAGCAAAAGTTAAGGCAGAGAAAATGATTGCTAATGTAATTACCGCTTATAAAAACCGAATTAAGAAATTAGATTGGATGAGCGAGGATACTAAGGTTAAAGCAATTGAAAAATTAGACAAATTCACTGTAAAAATTGCATACCCAGACAAATGGGAAGATTATTCTGCTATGGAAGTAGCTGCAGATAAATCTTATTTTGAGAATATGACAGCTGTGGCTAAATGGGGTAGAGATAAAAACTTTGCAGAAATTGGAGAGCCAGTAGATAAGAGTGAGTGGGGAATGTCTCCGCAAACTGTTAATGCATATTTTAACCCAATGAACAATGAGATTGTTTTTCCTGCTGCAATTTTACAACCTCCTTTTTATAACTATACAGCAGATGATGCTGTTAACTATGGTGGTATTGGTGCTGTAATTGGTCATGAAATATCTCATGCTTTTGATGATAGTGGTGCTCGTTTTGATGCAGATGGTAACCTTAAAAACTGGTGGACAGATGAAGATTTAGCTGCTTTTACAGAAAGAGGTGATGCTTTAGCTGCACAGTACAGTAACTTAGAGGTGTTAGATAGCGTTTATGTAAACGGTAAATTTACTTTAGGTGAAAATATTGGTGATTTAGGTGGTGTTTTAGGTGCTTATGATGGTTTACAACTATTATTTGAAGAAAACGGAAGACCAGAAGATATAGATGGCTTTACAGCAGAACAACGTTTCTTTATGTCTTGGGCTACTGTTTGGAGAACTAAATCTAGAGATGAGGCTTTACGTAACCAAGTAAAAACAGATCCGCATTCTCCAGGAATGATTAGAGCGGTACAACCTTTATTAAATATTGATGCCTTTTATGAAGCATTTGATATTAAAGAAGGAGATCCTATGTATGTTGCTCCAGAAAAAAGAGTACGTATTTGGTAG